The Triticum urartu cultivar G1812 chromosome 5, Tu2.1, whole genome shotgun sequence genome contains the following window.
ATTCAGGCTAAAGTAACACTACCACCTAAACAGCAGGGAGCAGTAAAATACATAGAAGAATCGCGGATACCGAGCCGATAGCATCATCCTAGTCCCGGCTACCCAAATCGCCCATCAGTATCGAAGGTGAGCAAGGCTAGGATCACATCTTGAATTCTTTTAACAAAGAGCACCACGCCTCAGCATCGGTCGAGGTACAGACTAGCATGTCACGGAATGGGCACGGGAAAGGGCCGGCGGGGCTTACCGACGAACGGAGCTCCGGGATTCGGCGGGAGAGGGCGGCGGGAGCTGGAGGCCCCGGATCCAAAATCGCTCTTGCCTTCTGAACGAAAGAGGAACCGCGCCGCACGGCAGAGGGTTCTGGAGGAACAAGACCACTTTGCTCCGTGTGAACCGAACCAGATTTACTTGGCCCCGTCCGATCGCGACCGTTGGTTTTAGATCGAACGGTCCGCAACGCTTCGACTGGACGCGAGTAGAGACTTCCGACCCGCGCCGCACGCAAACCAGTCCCCCTCTTCCCTCGGCCGCCGCAGAGAGAGAACAGCACCGCAGcggagaggggagagagagacagagggaTCATGGTGGCGCCGAACGTGAAGGCGGAGACGATGAGGCTGATGGACCGGCGGTCGGCGCTGGAGGCGGAGATGGACGCCATCATCGCCGCCCTCTCCGCGCCGGGCGGGGCGGGCATCACgggctccctcgtcgacgccgaGGTACCGTCGCGCCCTCGCTTCCCCCCGCGCCCTAAACCCTAGCAGCATGAACCCTCTGCGTTGTCCTCCGCTCCTTCCTCGACGGGTTATAGTTTGCTAATCGCGGCTGTTTTGGTTCGGCTTAGGGTTTCCCCAGGGCGGACATCGACATCCCCGCCGTCCTCGCCCAGCGCCGCAAGCTCGGTGGTATGCTCTCACTCGGATTCTCGTCCTACTACTTATCATATCGATGCGCTTGTTTCTACCGTATGGCTACATGTACTGCTGACGCGTTGCGTTTGTTTTGGCGTATGCCGTGCACCTTATGGTGCTCCATTCATGGTCCGGGATTATGAATTGATTTTTGCAAATACGGTGACATTTGTGGCCAGTAATGGGGATGCAAGAGTTGTAGTTGAATTGCTTCTCCTGCGAGGGTGGTGAGTTCTGGGTGTTGGGAGGTGGCCCTGATATGAGCTATGCCTGGCGAGTGTTCAGCAAGTTGGATATCAGGGCATGCCCTTTTGGCATCAGTAGTGAACTGATAGTAAATATAGAACATTCATAGGAGATTAGGGGTGAAGCATAGTGTTATCTCTTATGCTGAACTGATGGGCGTTAAGTGTTGAGAAAAAAAAAAGAGTTGTCCTTTTTTTGTAAGTTCAGGATCATCGTTTTTCTTCATTGCTGAGTACATTTACAGATTTGGCTTATGGGCTTAGGCCGACTGGCAAGAACTAATCATTGCACATCATCATAGTGTGTATATTCTAAATCTTCTCAGCGTGCTGTAAAGTATATTTGGTACTTACACTGTATAATGTACATTGCAGAGCTGAGGAATGACCACAAGGATGTTACAAGCAAAATTGAGAAGAATCTGGAAGTTTTACACTCTACAAAATTAACAAGAAATGAGCAATCAATCCCAAGAAGTTCTGGTAAGTACTGGACACTCTGTGGCTCTGTGGTCACATTAACTTGTCATGATGGGAAATGTGCTTCCAAGCTTATAGATCTGCCATTTGTATCTTCTCAGATGTCTATAAGGAACACATGAAAATAAATATATCTTATTTTCCGTAAGTACTGTACTCCTGTCCACAAATTAGACATTTCTTTACTTTTGGAACTCCAATGCACGACTGTAACTAATTTCTATCATAATATACTAGTAGCTAAATAATACATAGAACTCATGTATTATGGAAGCACTCTACAAAACAAATCGAATGAAACTAGTTTTGGTGATTCTATATCCTTCTTATactggtcaaagtttcaaaaagGTTGACTACATGCATCTGAAGTTGACCTATGTTTGGAGATGGATAGATTAAATTAAATCTGTGAGATTGGACATATTCAAAGTTCGTATTGGTCTCTCAAGTTCTTGGTTTACTCTTTACTGTGGTGTGTCTTGGCTTTCTTTTATGACATATCTTCAAATGATCTTTATAACCTCACCAACACTTTGTAATTTACTCATGCTCACTAACACTGACACTTGAAATACCCTCAGTTACAAAATGGTTTAGCATTTTAAGAATTATTATTTTTACTGTGTGAACACAAACTGATGACCAATGGATGCCATCGCATTATTTGCACATTGCCGTGTTAAACATCCAGTTACCTTGAAACTAGTGGCGACAGCAGCACCAAAATGCTGTGTGTTCAAGTGCACTAAACTCTCTAAACCTAACGGTGAATGAAAAAAGACTGTCGAGTCAGCTGACCCCATAGCTTACATGTAGAATCATCACTGCATGGAACAAGGCCCATTCTTAAGCATGAATTAAATTATAATAATTATAATGGTAAGGAAATTAAAGTTGCTGATCTCCATCATATTTGATCGCATGCAGGTATATCAGCTCCACTGCATGGTGGATTGTCTCAAAATGATCCTATGGAAGAGGATGTGGTAACCAGACTTCCTTTTGCCATAATTGATGACATTGCAGATGGTTCTCCTGCTGCTTTGGATGGCTTGCTGCTTGGGGATGAGATAGTGAAGTTTGGGAGTGTAGAGGCTGGTGGCAGACTGCAAGAAAGGCTTGTTTCTGAAGCCGTTTCCAATGAGGATAATCAAGTATCTCTACTCATCATTCGTCAGGGATCACCAATGAACTTGACAATCACACCAAGAAAGTGGCATGGAAGAGGACTTATGGGGTATGCTTTACTAAACTTCTGTATCAATTGTTCTGTTGCGTTTTTAGCCTATCAAAAAGTATCAGACCTTTCTTTTTCAATATTTTGTTAATGTAAATATTTAGGATGCCTTTTGTTGTCACAGCAGATCCCTGTACTTACTCCCCTTGTTACAAATATTACTAACAAAAGTGTATACCTTGACTGTTAAATGTGACCGGGTTGACATGAATTAGATGCGACACAACGCTACCTCAGTTGTGACATGCACATATTTTTTTGTAGAGGGTCATGGAGACTTATATTGAACAAATACATGATGGCAATTTGTTCTAGTCTACTATTATGTTGAAAACAGCTTTTACAGTAAATTGCAGAGAACTGCATGTCCTCCTACCTTATACATGAAACCTCAGGTTCTGGAGAATTGTGCAACAAACACAACCCCTATTTTGTAGTAATGTCCCTCCTAGTCAGCAATTTGCCGATTAGGCACCACTTACCACCTCTTCGGCAACCCTACCTGGTAATAGGAAATAACCAGAAGCAGCATGTGAAGTGCTTGTGAGGATCTTACCCGGACATAATCACACGACATGTTGGATAGACTGAAGATGTATGTTCTTTGTTAGTTCTGTTGATCCTTCTGCAGTATTTTTTTTTCTTCTGTCGTTGAATGCTAACAGCAGATCACATGTAAACCATGCCATCTCTAGCTGACAAGCTTATCATACGTGTTAACGGTTTGTTGATTTATGTCTTAACTGTAACTTGGTTTCTTGTTCTCACAGGTGCCATTTCCGAATCTTATGAAGGGTCGGTCTATATATTCAACTGAAGAATGGCGTGCTTTCACGTCTGCACTTGTGCTGACAGCTCTTGCCGCTCAACGTTTCAATCGAGTCGAAGTAAACTGATAACCTGAATGCCTGTACTTACTTTACCTGTAGCTGCGCttaaagtacaatgccacttgtGGAACCTGTAGTTGCCTTGGTTACAAGCTTTATTTGGTACAATTCCTATAGCTGCGCTTAAAGAACTATGCCCATCACATTTGGTAATGACGATGCAGAAAACCTGGAGTCAAAATGGAGTTGGGTCGATCGTGTGGACGCAGAGAAAAATAGTGTCAATTCTCGGTGCAATTGTGGAAAGGTCCCATCTGGTCTTTGGCGACTTGGTCTTACATACACAACGCAGACTGCTCAACAAGAACAACAGCACGTCGGTCACTTGTATACGCGTGGCGACTTAGTGAGAATGCATCGCTTCAGGAATTGTTCGGCCTCGCATGGGAGCATTAAGCATCCACCTAATAAGCTTTAGCCCAACTTTAGACTATCGGCTGTTGTTAATTAGCCCTAAATCGGCAGCCGGTTGCCAGAAACTGCGTAGGAAAATACCTTTGGTTCTTATATGAGCATGCTGTATAATTTATCTAAAGAGAGCATGCTATTTAGAGACATGATGATGCGCAGACCTGCTATTTATATAAACAAAATGCGAGGATTAATTAAGACGCCCACCATAGGACTGGCGAACCGACCGATGGCAAGAGCTAGCCTACTTGATTCTCtgatagtactccctccatttttatatacaaggccaTTATGGAatatacattttgcatctatacaaggccacggACAGTAATCGAGGCACAGTTAATGATATTTTCTCGTACTAACAACATGTTTAATACTTGTATGCATGCAGTCATAATGACAGTCAGCTACTTCCTCCACTCAGTTTCTTTGTATGCATGCAGAGTATTAATGATTCCAGTAAACAAGAAAAAAAGTTGACTTGTAAAGCAGGCATTAAATTTTACGTTGGTACCTGTAAtctgagtttgtggccttgtatataaaaatggagggagtactaaacaTGGAGAGTTCGTTATGCTCACAACCAAACATCTACTCCTAGTAGACAATGTTATTAAACAAAAACATATAGTGGACAAAGTCCAcaatattttatttatttatttatatacCCTCCAATGAGGCCAATCTATGCCTGCACTGATTAATAACCTCACCTAAACACCCACCCTAACATATGCACCACTGATTGGTTCCACTTAAACTTGTGTACTTAGCCACATGATGATGTCCAAAACCAGGAGTGCTGCAGGTTAACGTAGGACAACATGTGTCATGGACGTTTCTTTAATTATCGGATATTATGCTATAAAAGTGTTCCGATTTGGCCGCTCTTGTCAGTGGGTAATGGTCGTCTCGTCGTAAGCGTGTTCCCTTTGCAGATTTTTGGGAGGCCATAGAGACCAAGGCCCCCACTGCAAAGAGGTATGGAACAACCTTGTGCTCATGATTAGAGCCCTGGAGGTATGACCCGGCAAAGATATTGTTGTGATACAAAAATGTTGGGCGGCAGCATAAAGGGAACACTGTTCGTATAAAATGCGACTCCATGATGCGGGGCCCCTGCCATGTAAAATGTTTGATGGCTACGAGGTACCTAACCAAATTAAATTCCCTGGGACTCTATGAGGTGAAACGGCTCATGGGCGCACAGTTCGTCGCTTCATCTGTCCCATCACAAGTCAACAGTGAGCCAGGTTGTGCAGTTTGAAGCTAAAGTTCATGTGCGCTGTGTTTAAAGCTAAAGTTCAGTGTGTCCAACCGTTTCTCATACGCTAGAGCAACTCTAGCGGGGCAGCCTCCATAAATATACATGCTTTATACTCCATCCGTTTTTCAAAATATAAATCTTTTTAgtgtgtagattcactcattttgcttcgtatgtagtctgTAGTAGAATCTccagaaagacttatatttatgaacggagggagtagtattttaAAGAACGCGGATGTTGTACAAACACAAAGTCGTCATAATGTCAAGAAGGGGTTTCCGTGCCATTTTCAGGACTATATTGCAACATTACTATCCACATCCTTATCgtgtgtcccccccccccccccccccccccccccccccgcagcgACGATCTTACATGGTAGGGGATTGCGGCAAGGCGGCCCTCAGTCACCGTTGTTGTTTGCCTCGACGTGGGTAAACGGTGGGCGAGGGACCACTTTCCGCACCTCGCTGCACGTAGACGTCGCCGCGATCTTTGTTGCTCCTACCAAATAAGACATCTAAAATTTTATGATCATCCTGAGTTCCTTTGGCGAGGTCATTGGGCTTTCGACCAACTTCCAGAAGAGCTATGTTGTTGCTATTCGATGTGGACACCTCAACGTCGACGACATCCTTCAAAATTTGCCGGCCACGAGAACATCTTTTCCAATCAAATACCTTGGCCTACCTCTCTTTGTGTGGCAGCTAAAGAGTCTGGATTTCCAACCGCTCAAAGAAAAGATCGCGACCAAGCTCCCATCTTGTCAGGGGAGAAACGTCACCACGATTGGCTGAACCGCTCTGGGAAACTTACCACACCACCCCTCTTGTCGTCCCACCGAAAGTTCTCAGTAGTGTCAAAAAAGGTGGAAAGGGCCTTCCTTTGGGCAGTGTCCGATAAGACCACTGGTGCGAGATGCAAGGTCAACTAGGAAACGGCCGGCCATCCCACTCACCTTGGGGGCCTTGGTGTGCTCAACTTAGAAAAAATCGCAAGGGCAATGCGGTTACGTTGGCCTTGGATCGAGTGGACTCCGAGCAAGCTTTGGGTGGGCATGGGCTATCTTTGCGATGTTGTCGATATGGAGCTCTTCTACGCATGCACTAGTATCACCATTGGCAATGGGGCCAAGGCTCCTTTCTGGGATTCGCCATGGCTGAATGGTAAGAGGCCGAAAGACATTGCCCCACTTGTCCATGAAGTCTCCAAGAGGAAGAAATGGACAATTGGGAAGGCTCTTGCAGTCAATGCATGGATCCCACAGATCAAGTTAACCGACGATTTTACCATGGAGCATTTATTTGAGTATCTTGAGCTTTCGAAAATGATCTCGCATGTCCAGCTCAACAACGATGTGGAGGAGGTAATCTTCTGGAGGCTGGCGGCCAGTGGTACCTACTCGACAAAATCGGCCGACAAAGCCCAATTTCTTGGTCCCACACTTACTTCTATGAACAGGATCGTGTGGAGGACTTGGGCTCCTCTCACGGTCAAGTTTTTTTTTGCATGGTTAGCCACTGAGAATAGAATTTGAACTGCTCACTCCTTGGCTAGGAGAGGTTGGGATAACCGTGGGCTATGCCCCCTTTAATAAATTTCCAGAAGCTAGCCCATTAATTCTCGAAGCTGGTTAGGTTCACACCTACATCGGTTCCCAAAGTTAGCTTCTTTTCACGGCTATCCATAGGGGTTGTCTCTAGTTGTAAAACTTCATCTCCCCCATCCTTTAGAAAAATCTTTTGTCAAAGCATTCAGGTACAAGCTTATGCAACACGATTGTTAGAGATCCAAGAGTTACTTACTACCTTTGCTCTCTAAGTTCATCCGGATTCACGAGAAGGAGCCTCTGATCCCCCCTAATTCGTGCTCTACAGTTCTGGTTGTTTTGTGTGGgttagtaccggtttgtggttCTGCAATTGTTCAGACAGCGGGTTGAAGTTTTGCAGCTCCGGTCAGCCATTCCCAATGTAAGGGTCGCATCCAGTGGCGGATCTAGGCCCCaggcctggggggggggggggggggggggggggggggggg
Protein-coding sequences here:
- the LOC125509443 gene encoding 26S proteasome non-ATPase regulatory subunit 9 gives rise to the protein MVAPNVKAETMRLMDRRSALEAEMDAIIAALSAPGGAGITGSLVDAEGFPRADIDIPAVLAQRRKLGELRNDHKDVTSKIEKNLEVLHSTKLTRNEQSIPRSSGISAPLHGGLSQNDPMEEDVVTRLPFAIIDDIADGSPAALDGLLLGDEIVKFGSVEAGGRLQERLVSEAVSNEDNQVSLLIIRQGSPMNLTITPRKWHGRGLMGCHFRIL